The following are encoded in a window of Vigna unguiculata cultivar IT97K-499-35 chromosome 8, ASM411807v1, whole genome shotgun sequence genomic DNA:
- the LOC114193653 gene encoding heavy metal-associated isoprenylated plant protein 47-like — MTAMQKIEIEVPLHCGRCKKKIMSICTTADGVCSVSFQREGKDKVVIKGEGVDAAGVTACLREKVNKYAKLISVAKDT; from the exons ATGACTGCGATG CAAAAGATAGAAATTGAGGTACCACTCCACTGTGGTAGATGCAAGAAGAAGATTATGTCGATATGCACCACAGCAGATG GTGTTTGTTCGGTTAGTTTTCAAAGGGAAGGGAAAGATAAAGTGGTGATTAAAGGGGAAGGAGTAGATGCAGCAGGTGTGACAGCATGTTTGAGGGAGAAGGTGAACAAGTATGCTAAGCTAATTAGTGTGGCTAAGGATACATGA